The DNA region aaataatCGGGTGGTTTACAAAGAGGTGGTGGTGAGGAATGGATATGAAACTATGGCGGCCATTCATGCAATGAATCATGATTCTATTGAGCTTTGGATTGTGGGAAAACAACAAGGGATAAATCCAATCCTCCTCGATGAATTAATAGATTGGAGAGAAAATCAAGAACTTGGAGTTATTGGGGATTATGTTAACTCAGTGGAATTTGGTAGTTCTGCCTCTGTGCTAGTTGTACAACAGCAGATTATGAGAGGACATGGAACACTCAAGTGTCCCGGCCGCTTTAGATGAATGCTAGataacgtgttttaagtgacttttcatATCAGAGGCTTAAAACATGTCTCATGAGTTATTGTGAAATGGATGTAAAGAGTAccattacttatttttttggggtaaaTTAGCCGAGGGCGGAACTAGCATTTAAAGTTTTGGGGATACCAAAAGGAAGGGGAGGGGGGGGGCATTTAAGAGGTGATAgggtttatttttaattttaattaaccATGTAGTTTTTTCTGCTCCTTaaattagtgattttttttggtCTCTTAATGGCTCTCTAATTTtggttttacaattttttttttaatgtaatcgTTTAGTTTTGCTCGCTTGCCTATATTTGCCTTCTTACAGGCGTTTTCATGCATATAGATTCCTCTAGCCTTAAGGTTTTTTTTCAGGGATtgtttgtgtaattttttttctttgagttccttcaataaaattttatttattaaaaaaaaaatgctacattagAACATAAGGTTTTGTTAAATTCTATCAATATGGAAGTTCGTAAAGAAAACAACAATTGTTTGTGACACATTCTCCATTTATTTTCagtatgtaatattttttaGTCTTTAATAATACAACAATATAAGTCTCGATCATCTCTTAAATTTAAAGTTAACTTATTAAAAAGTaagtgaaataataataatagtaataaaactTAAGAGATCAACTAAGAGCATAATTATAACCTCTAAAGTTTTGACTTATTCAAAACACACACAGAGATATATATCATTTCATCTTTTCTCTTATGAGTCATTATTTTTATcgataaatataaaaataatatatttttttttcttgacaatCCATTCCAACTTTCTTCCCCCTCCCCCCATTTCGATATTTCCCCTTGGACAGGGGGCACATGGTTGACATTAGAGCAATGAAAAATGGTCAGCCATTGAAACCAGACTGAAAATCTTCTACCTCTTTTAACGCGGCTCCACATCCCTGTGAGCTCTTctaggctctctctctccccctccccccgtctctctctctatagaatatattctaactctctctctctctctctttctctctctctctgtagaatatattctaactctctctctctctctctttctctctctctctctctctccattttgcATGGCAAGCGTGTTGATCAGGTGCTTTTCTTGCACGGAGTAAGTTCCCTCGGGCCTGTTGGGTGGCGCAAAAAAATTTGGTGGGTTGCACGTACATACACCGCCATGGGAATTCACGCCTTTAGCCGTGTTGATCATACTCTCCAAGTTCCGATGATCTGCCGACAAGTCCACAAGGCGCACTCCTTCGGCATCTTCTATGGAGCGAACCCATTGGATTACTCTTTCACGCTTGTGTTGTTAGAGATTATCTGTGTCCTCCTCACCAGTCGTGTCATTCGTTTTCTTCTCAAGCCTCTCAAACAGCCTAGGATTGTCTCCGACATTATCGtaagtttttttgtaattaaccTTTCTTTTCCCACTCCATTCAAGTTCAAATGATATGCTATATATGTTGGAAActcatatttctttttattacaATATCAAATGGTCTTGAATATATTCAAATAGTATTTCgcattaatttgttaattaatgttGCAATACGTACTTTATTTCGTTTTGGTGTGTTGAAAAGTTGTTAATTTTGTACAAGCTAGGGagattatatattattatgattaatCTTCTGATGATTTAATGTTAATTATTCTCAAGGGTGGTATATTCATTGGACCCTCCGTTCTTGGCGGCAACAAGAACTTCGCCTCGTACATGTTCCCCGACAATGCTGCATACGTGATGAAAAATATTGGAATAATAGGTTTCATGTATTTCCTTTTTGTGACGGGTGTGAAAATGGATATCAGCCTGATTAGAAAATCAGGAAAGAAGAATTGGTATATTGCGTCGGTGGGGGTGGCACTTCCCTTAACAACAGTTACAATTGTGGCCTTCATGTTGAGGAAGTCCATGGACAAGGACCTTGCAAAGATTTCTTCCATTGGAGCAGTTTCTTCGTCTTTAGCTATTACAACGTTTCCTGTTCTTTTTCCTGTCCTTCAAGAGCTAAACCTCCTCAGCTCCGAGATCGGACGGATGGCATTATCCACGGCGATAGTCAGCGACACAATTGGGATCAACGCACTTCTTGCATTCGAGGCAGCGAAACAGGGGGAAACACAAACAATTGGTGCACTATGGTATTGTTAAATCACCTTAATTATCTCCAAAAGCTTAAGtaataatagaaaagaataagtttaatcatttaataaacatACGGGCTCAAACTCTCCCTTACTAATAGGTGAAGTCTAGTACGTAtactatttaattgaaatgaaaggtgAATGACAGaaacatatataattcaaaCTCAAGACATTTGCTTTGAACTTCCTCTCACTTTTGGGCTCAAAATCTCATTAATAGGTGATCATGCTTAACTCATGAAATCCTTTAATTGACAGAGTCAgagttcaaactcaagacctccactctgataccatgttaattaaattacaaattttccTAAAAGCTCAAGGTAATTATaagaataaatgaatttaataatttaatttacacTTTAACAGGTATATGATATCTTTGGTGGTTTTACTGGTTTTTCTGGTCACTTGTGTTCGGCCAGTGATGGAGTGGATTATCAAAAGAACGCCGGCAGGGCAGCCGGTTGAACAGGGCTATGTGGTTGCAATTTTGCTAGGGGTCTGCGTGATCGGATTTATGACCGATTTGTTCGGCATCGCCATCGCGAACGGACCGCTGTGGTTGGGGCTAGCGATTCCCGATGGCCCTCCGCTAGGAACAACGCTTGTGGAGAGGTGTGAAACAATTGTGATGGACATTCTAATGCCGTTTTCATTTGCGTTTGTGGGATTTTACACTGATGTGAATGTGATGAGTGCCGTTGGGTGGTCGGGGTTGACGCCACTGTTTATCATGGCTGTGGTTGGTTACATGTCCAAGATAATTGGAACCTTGGTTCCTGCTGTCTTCTTTGATGTGCCTCTCAGAGATAGTCTCACTTTGAGCCTCATTTTGAGCTTGAGAGGCCAAGTGGAGCTTATTTTATATATCCATTGGATGGACAAATTGGTATGTATATAtgcactctctcactctcaaaTCTCAATATATCTTGTTTGGTTATCAAgtattcatttttcattttatttaaaattacatttttatttcacgaCTATTTTGACGTAGCAGTTATAACTTATAACCaatccttaattaatttatttatttgtaacaAGGATTGATTTAAGAGTTTGATGAGACTAGCTATTACATAAATATTATGGGACAAAAATGTGGTTTATGCTTTCTGAGTAATACTATATACAACATTTCtataaaccacatttttatcccacaatgttGATGTGACAATTCCAATCAACAATTagatattttcttattaaaaaaaattaatgatttgtTGGGACTGTCTTGTCAGTATTGAgaaattgttaaataaaaaatgtagtatGTAGAGTGAAAAAAGTTCCCACACTTCAACCAAATATGAGACAcattttcacatatattttgtttctcctttaatTACAAAAACTTGAAATGTTTCAGGTCACAATATATAGAATAGTTCGTTTATTTAACGGTTTTAAACTgtagtttgagaaaaaaaaaaaaaaaaaatttaaaacacagGTGGcgaaaatgcaatttttaaatatatagttaagtgtttggtaaaattacggcttaatttttctttctgatTCGGTCTCCCTCGCTTGTTTTGTGTGTATGCATAAAGATAATAGGGCAGGCAGCTTTCACAATGATGGTGTTATTAACAATAGTGGTGACTGGAATTGCTACACCCTTAATCAACATGCTCTACGATCCAACAAGGCCATACATGGTGACTCAAAGGAGAACTATTCAACACATCCCTTTAGAAAAAGAATTTCGAACATTACTTTGCATACATGATGAAGAAAGCGTGGCTGGGTTCATCAATCTTCTTGAGGCCTCAAATCCAAGTGTTAACTCACCATTCTCCATCTTTGCTCTCCACCTCATTGAGCTTCTCGGCCGTGCTACGCCGATGTTTATAGACCACGATTTGCAGGAAGTGCCTTCCCAATACAAGGCCTTTGACACCATCCACAATGCCCTACAACTGTATCAGGTAacgttaaattaccatttattatTGAATGCGGGTTTGAACTCATTATCTCTGACTTTGACAGtactatattaaatttaattatttaatttatattctatcaGGAAAGCATGTGTGATTTTCTCAAGCTCCATACATTCACAGCCGTGTCACCAAAGCGATCAATGTACCAAGACATTTGTAAGCTCGCTGTCGCAAACAAAGCTACTCTTATCATCTTACCTTACCACAACGACTCCTTTGAACATCTCAAAGGCTCGCGAGTGGGTATTCGATATGTGAACCTCAAAGTCTTAGCCCACGCGCCTTGTTCTGTCGGAATTCTTGTTGACAAAGGTCATTTCAACCAGTCGCTTTCAACGCTCTCCTTCCAACATTGTTTCCACCATTTTGCAGTGCTGTTTTTGGGAGGAGCAGACGCCCGGGAAGCGCTTGTTTACGCAGATCGAATGGTTACGAACCGTGATGTGTCTCTCACTGTAATTCGATTCCTTCCTTACAACTATGTCGGAGATATTGAGATGGAGAAAAAGCTCGATGATGGGGTGGTGACGTGGTTTTGGGTTAAAAACGAGAGAAATAATCGGGTGGCTTATAGAGAGGTGGTGGTGAGGAATGGATATGAAACGCTTGCGGCCATTCATGCAATGAATCATGAGTCCATTGAGCTTTGGATCCTGGGAAGACAGCAAGGGATAAATCTATTCCTCCTTGATGGATTAACAGATTGGAGGGAAAATGAGGAACTAGGAGTGATTGGGGACCATGTTGCCTCAACGGAATTTGGTAGCTCTGCCTCTGTGCTAGTGGTGCAACAACAGATTATGAGAGGACATGGAACAATCAAGAAGGCTGCAGCCTCACCAGGAATGTTTACGTCCTGGTTTTGCTAGCAATATTGCAtgcatatatagtttttttttttgagtagtgctatttttcacatttcaaaGGCAAATGTGGCGTGAtgcatgtttaaaaaaattaaaagaaaaatcacttaaaatacgcTACGTCAGCCAATGTAAAAATTGCATTATAATTATTCATTAGTGATTAGGTGGACGTGTTTGAAATGTAGTAAGGATCATGTGTAGATCCCTCTGGCCTTAATGCCATTTTATTGTTAAGGGATAGtttgtgtatttatttatttatttttttgtcttgtttggtctttcaataaatttttgtttatatataaagaaaaattgctACATTAAAAACAGAAGGTCTTGTTAAATTCTATGATCAATAAGGAAGTTCGGAAAGAAAGCAACAGCTTTCGTGCAATATAAATGGAACCTGGAAAATTGTATGGGAGGAAGTGATGCATTCTCAATTGATTGATGTTGCTCTATATCGTTTGAAGGATAAAACTGGATTATAGCTAATTTTTATAAATCCAGCCTAATAAATTGTTAAGTATCGCTTAGGCCTTAACACATGAAAAGTATgtatatgattttttaataacatatgcttcttatatgtttttagaatacgagaataacttttataagggTGTGGCATAAACCATGTCCTTTGTGCCttccaataaaaaagaaacacctCAGCATATCacactaaaacaacataaacatgAAGCACAAGATCgaaaccacatttttttttttcattcaataacAACCACTcttaatgaagtagaggtcactagtttgaatccacCTCCCCACTTCTgtgcagacatgtaaaaaaaaaaattacccctTCTC from Corylus avellana chromosome ca10, CavTom2PMs-1.0 includes:
- the LOC132163171 gene encoding cation/H(+) antiporter 24-like, translated to MGIHAFSRVDHTLQVPMICRQVHKAHSFGIFYGANPLDYSFTLVLLEIICVLLTSRVIRFLLKPLKQPRIVSDIIGGIFIGPSVLGGNKNFASYMFPDNAAYVMKNIGIIGFMYFLFVTGVKMDISLIRKSGKKNWYIASVGVALPLTTVTIVAFMLRKSMDKDLAKISSIGAVSSSLAITTFPVLFPVLQELNLLSSEIGRMALSTAIVSDTIGINALLAFEAAKQGETQTIGALWYMISLVVLLVFLVTCVRPVMEWIIKRTPAGQPVEQGYVVAILLGVCVIGFMTDLFGIAIANGPLWLGLAIPDGPPLGTTLVERCETIVMDILMPFSFAFVGFYTDVNVMSAVGWSGLTPLFIMAVVGYMSKIIGTLVPAVFFDVPLRDSLTLSLILSLRGQVELILYIHWMDKLIIGQAAFTMMVLLTIVVTGIATPLINMLYDPTRPYMVTQRRTIQHIPLEKEFRTLLCIHDEESVAGFINLLEASNPSVNSPFSIFALHLIELLGRATPMFIDHDLQEVPSQYKAFDTIHNALQLYQESMCDFLKLHTFTAVSPKRSMYQDICKLAVANKATLIILPYHNDSFEHLKGSRVGIRYVNLKVLAHAPCSVGILVDKGHFNQSLSTLSFQHCFHHFAVLFLGGADAREALVYADRMVTNRDVSLTVIRFLPYNYVGDIEMEKKLDDGVVTWFWVKNERNNRVAYREVVVRNGYETLAAIHAMNHESIELWILGRQQGINLFLLDGLTDWRENEELGVIGDHVASTEFGSSASVLVVQQQIMRGHGTIKKAAASPGMFTSWFC